Proteins co-encoded in one Cytophaga hutchinsonii ATCC 33406 genomic window:
- a CDS encoding TonB-dependent receptor domain-containing protein gives MNKFLFLFILFICFSTSELVAQHRLTGRVIAANDSTHVAGCTVTLNNGAFITSTDSSGRFHFKDLENGTYVVNTYGIGFIANEQTVVVNGKNKHINVLLQPEHTDDVIDITSTTSNSHLEDVEDMAIYAGKKSEVIILDSLVVNAATNNARQVYARVPGLNIWENEGAGIQLSIGGRGLDPNRTSNFNVRQNGYDISADALGYPESYYTPPVEGLERIQVIRGAASLQYGTQFGGMLNFIIRKPVPDKRIQLVARQTVGSYGSKPAFSNTFVSLSGTQKKLSYYTYFQYKTGNGWRPNSDFDVYNYYGNVNYQISKRTSIGFDLTLMSYLAHQPGGLSDAMFKADPRQSNRERNWFQVNWRMAAIHFNHKFNDSNEVNVRVFGLLANRYSIGFRPNRVATIDDGTTERDLIKGAFKNIGAEARYMKRYHIAKQYNVLLVGGRVYYGNNVSTQGQGSKGSDADFDYTPTNFMTYDYMFLNHNVSLFAENIFYLGNKVSVTPGLRYEYIYTSADGYYGSIAYDLAGNIINQTRTDEFRSSARQFILGGIGVSYKPIPKMNFYGNISQNYRSITFSDMRISNPSSVIDPDMKDEKGFTTDIGLRSEGTKRFIYDGSFFILNYNNRIGEYLTADASNRVVRERTNIGQAVMMGVECYLEYDVLKAIVPVAKNWTGILFTNSAYIHSQYVASGITAVQGNEVEFVPKFNFKGGARASYKKFKASFQYSYLTEQFSDATNAVDGGVSGVVGIIPSYYIMDLGFSYEYRIFKLEANINNFTNQYYFTRRATGYPGPGILPSDGRAFYLTLQVKI, from the coding sequence TTCTATTTATCCTGTTCATTTGTTTTAGTACGAGTGAATTAGTTGCACAACACAGGCTTACGGGAAGAGTTATTGCAGCCAATGACAGTACACACGTTGCGGGCTGTACGGTTACATTAAATAACGGCGCGTTTATAACCAGTACCGATTCTTCCGGAAGATTTCATTTTAAAGATCTTGAAAACGGCACCTATGTGGTTAATACCTATGGTATCGGTTTTATTGCAAACGAGCAGACAGTTGTTGTGAATGGCAAAAACAAACACATCAACGTTTTACTGCAACCGGAGCATACAGATGATGTGATAGACATTACAAGTACAACATCAAATTCACATCTGGAAGATGTGGAGGACATGGCTATCTATGCAGGTAAAAAATCTGAAGTGATTATACTCGATAGTTTAGTTGTGAATGCTGCTACAAATAATGCACGCCAGGTATATGCCCGCGTACCGGGTTTAAATATCTGGGAGAATGAAGGTGCCGGTATACAGCTGAGCATCGGCGGCCGTGGGTTAGATCCGAACAGAACCTCTAATTTTAATGTCAGGCAAAACGGTTATGATATCAGCGCGGATGCGTTGGGTTATCCGGAAAGTTATTACACACCGCCGGTCGAAGGCTTGGAGCGTATCCAGGTCATCCGCGGTGCTGCTTCATTACAGTACGGTACACAATTTGGCGGGATGCTGAATTTCATAATCCGCAAGCCTGTTCCCGATAAACGTATTCAATTGGTTGCACGGCAGACGGTGGGCAGTTACGGCAGTAAACCTGCTTTCTCCAATACGTTTGTAAGCTTAAGCGGTACACAAAAAAAACTAAGTTACTATACCTATTTCCAATACAAAACCGGAAATGGCTGGCGCCCCAATTCAGATTTTGATGTATACAATTATTACGGGAATGTAAACTATCAGATTAGCAAACGTACTTCAATTGGTTTCGATCTCACCCTGATGAGTTATCTGGCACATCAGCCGGGAGGCTTGTCAGACGCCATGTTTAAAGCAGATCCGCGCCAGAGCAACCGCGAACGCAACTGGTTCCAGGTAAACTGGAGAATGGCTGCTATACACTTCAATCACAAATTCAATGATTCAAATGAAGTGAATGTCCGCGTGTTCGGCTTGCTGGCTAACCGTTACAGCATAGGCTTCAGGCCTAACCGTGTAGCAACTATTGATGATGGCACTACCGAACGTGATCTGATCAAAGGAGCATTTAAAAATATCGGCGCGGAAGCACGATACATGAAACGTTACCACATTGCAAAACAATACAATGTATTGCTTGTAGGCGGCAGGGTATATTATGGCAACAACGTAAGCACGCAGGGCCAGGGATCGAAAGGCAGTGACGCGGATTTTGATTATACGCCAACCAATTTTATGACGTACGATTATATGTTCTTAAACCACAATGTTTCTTTGTTTGCAGAAAATATTTTTTACCTGGGAAATAAAGTCTCTGTAACACCGGGACTGCGGTATGAATATATCTATACCTCTGCAGATGGTTATTATGGAAGTATTGCATATGACCTGGCCGGAAACATTATCAACCAGACAAGAACAGATGAATTCCGTTCCAGCGCACGTCAGTTTATTTTAGGTGGTATTGGTGTCAGTTACAAACCAATACCTAAAATGAATTTCTACGGAAATATTTCTCAGAACTACCGTTCGATCACATTCAGTGATATGCGCATCTCAAATCCGTCTTCAGTTATTGATCCGGATATGAAAGATGAAAAAGGTTTTACAACAGATATTGGTTTAAGAAGCGAAGGTACAAAGCGGTTTATTTATGACGGCAGTTTCTTTATTCTGAATTATAATAATCGTATCGGTGAATACTTAACGGCAGATGCTTCAAACCGTGTAGTTCGCGAACGCACAAACATCGGACAGGCTGTAATGATGGGTGTAGAATGTTATCTGGAGTATGATGTGTTAAAGGCTATTGTACCTGTCGCTAAAAACTGGACGGGTATCCTGTTTACCAATTCTGCCTATATTCATTCCCAGTATGTAGCGAGCGGTATAACAGCAGTACAGGGAAATGAAGTGGAGTTTGTTCCGAAATTTAATTTTAAAGGCGGAGCACGGGCAAGCTATAAAAAATTCAAAGCGTCGTTTCAATACAGCTATTTAACCGAACAGTTTTCGGATGCCACCAATGCGGTTGACGGAGGTGTATCAGGTGTTGTAGGTATTATACCTTCGTATTATATTATGGATCTGGGCTTTTCGTATGAATACAGGATATTCAAACTGGAAGCAAACATCAACAACTTCACCAATCAGTATTATTTCACACGCCGTGCAACAGGTTATCCCGGTCCGGGTATTTTACCGTCAGACGGCAGAGCATTTTATCTGACACTGCAGGTGAAAATTTAA
- a CDS encoding ABC transporter ATP-binding protein, whose protein sequence is MQKEESGVVSGNLFDIHILSRLFQFVKPYKNLFYTQVALTLTGAVLASVKPYLVKVAIDDKIASHDLNGLYVMIGLMVVVLVAQAFMQYFDTYLAGKLGQTIIRDIRIRLFKHLLKFRLGFFDKTPIGRLVTRNISDIETLSNFTSDGLAGILGDFLQLIFIFGFMLYIDWRLTLICLCPLPILLFSTYVFKERIKHSFNEVRIAVSNLNTFVQEHITGMSIVQIFNSEQREYAKFKKINIEHRDSNLKSVNAYSVYFPIAEFIGSLGLVLLIWFGSTLVLGETSSFGTLVSFIMYISMFFRPIRMIADRFNTLQLSVVSSDRILKLLDDHTPIQSTGEKPLPEIKGDVQFNNVFFSYIEGQTVLKDINFHVPQGGSIAFVGSTGAGKSSIINLLNRFYDIEKGHILIDGTDIRDYNLHELRLQIGLVLQDVFLFSGSIRNNITLYNPDITDEKIWEAIRMVGAERFIERLPGGLDYEVMERGSTLSSGQRQIISFIRVMVYDPKILILDEATSSIDSETEELIQEATAKIMLGRTSIIIAHRLSTIQHVDTIFVLEKGEIVESGSHEVLLGQQGLYSQLSALQYAAAKE, encoded by the coding sequence GTGCAAAAAGAGGAAAGCGGTGTCGTAAGCGGCAATTTATTTGATATACATATTTTAAGTAGATTATTTCAATTTGTAAAACCTTACAAAAATCTATTTTACACACAGGTAGCTTTAACCCTTACAGGAGCAGTACTTGCATCGGTAAAACCGTATTTAGTTAAAGTTGCCATTGACGATAAAATTGCCAGCCATGACCTGAATGGTTTGTATGTAATGATTGGCTTAATGGTTGTGGTGTTAGTTGCGCAGGCATTCATGCAGTATTTTGATACCTATCTGGCAGGCAAACTCGGACAGACAATTATTCGCGATATCCGAATCCGTTTATTCAAACATTTATTAAAATTCCGTTTGGGCTTTTTTGACAAAACACCTATCGGCCGTTTGGTAACCCGCAACATATCAGACATTGAAACACTTTCGAATTTTACATCCGACGGATTAGCAGGCATTCTGGGCGATTTCCTTCAGTTGATTTTCATCTTTGGTTTTATGCTGTATATCGATTGGCGTTTAACGCTGATCTGTTTGTGTCCGCTGCCAATCTTATTATTCAGTACCTATGTATTTAAGGAACGCATCAAACATTCGTTCAACGAAGTGCGTATTGCCGTTTCCAATCTCAACACCTTTGTTCAGGAGCATATTACCGGAATGAGTATTGTTCAGATCTTTAACAGCGAACAACGCGAATATGCGAAATTCAAAAAGATCAATATTGAACACCGCGATTCAAATTTAAAATCGGTAAACGCATACTCTGTTTATTTTCCGATTGCTGAATTTATCGGATCGCTGGGACTGGTACTTCTAATATGGTTTGGTTCTACACTGGTATTAGGCGAAACAAGTTCTTTCGGAACGCTCGTTTCATTTATCATGTACATCTCTATGTTCTTCCGCCCCATACGCATGATCGCAGACCGCTTCAATACATTGCAATTATCTGTTGTAAGTTCAGACCGTATCTTAAAATTATTAGACGACCATACGCCCATTCAGTCAACCGGAGAAAAACCGTTGCCTGAAATTAAAGGAGATGTGCAGTTCAATAATGTTTTCTTCAGCTACATCGAAGGGCAAACGGTACTAAAAGATATTAATTTCCATGTTCCGCAGGGCGGAAGTATTGCCTTTGTAGGTTCAACCGGTGCGGGCAAATCTTCGATCATCAATTTGCTGAATCGTTTTTATGATATCGAAAAAGGGCATATCCTTATTGATGGTACCGATATCCGTGATTATAATCTGCATGAACTGCGTTTACAGATTGGTTTGGTATTACAGGATGTGTTTTTATTTTCAGGGAGTATCCGTAATAATATCACGCTCTATAACCCAGACATCACAGATGAAAAAATATGGGAAGCTATCCGTATGGTTGGCGCAGAACGTTTCATAGAGCGTTTACCCGGAGGGCTGGATTATGAAGTAATGGAGCGCGGCAGCACCCTTTCTTCCGGTCAGCGCCAGATTATTTCCTTTATCCGTGTAATGGTTTATGATCCTAAAATATTAATTCTGGATGAAGCTACTTCTTCTATTGATTCTGAAACAGAAGAACTGATTCAGGAAGCAACGGCAAAAATAATGCTGGGCAGAACGTCTATTATTATTGCACACCGCTTATCAACGATACAGCACGTGGATACAATTTTTGTATTGGAAAAAGGCGAAATAGTAGAATCCGGTTCGCATGAAGTGCTGTTAGGCCAGCAGGGGCTTTACAGCCAGCTCAGCGCGCTGCAGTACGCGGCAGCAAAAGAGTAA
- a CDS encoding M42 family metallopeptidase: MGIINDSGEQFLHRYLNNAAPTGFESSGQQIWLDYIRPYIHTYFTDTYGTTVGVINPDAPYKVVIEAHADEISWFVNYITKEGYVYVRKNGGSDTMIAPSKRVNIHTDNGIVKGVFGWPAIHVRDEENDKAPTLKNIFIDLGCSSKEEVEAKGVHVGSVITFEDEFMILNERYYCGRALDNRIGGFMIAEVARLLKENNNQLPFGLYIVNAVQEEIGLRGAEMIAHRIKPDIAVITDVCHDTQSPMYNKITSGDLACGKGPVLTYGPAVQNNLLRMIIDTAQRKEIPFQRASASRATGTDTDAFAYSNSGVASALISLPLKYMHTTVETVSKTDVEQVIQLIYEFLVQLPADHDFRYMK; encoded by the coding sequence ATGGGTATTATCAACGATTCAGGCGAACAGTTTTTACACAGATATTTAAATAACGCGGCCCCAACGGGCTTTGAATCCTCCGGACAGCAGATCTGGCTGGATTATATCCGCCCGTATATTCATACGTATTTTACGGACACATACGGCACTACTGTTGGTGTGATTAATCCGGATGCACCCTACAAAGTAGTCATTGAAGCACATGCCGACGAAATTTCCTGGTTTGTGAATTACATTACAAAAGAAGGTTATGTATATGTACGCAAAAACGGCGGCTCTGATACCATGATTGCGCCCTCTAAACGTGTGAATATTCATACAGATAACGGAATTGTAAAAGGTGTTTTTGGCTGGCCGGCCATTCACGTACGCGATGAAGAAAACGACAAAGCGCCGACATTAAAAAATATTTTTATAGACCTGGGATGTTCTTCTAAAGAAGAAGTCGAAGCCAAAGGTGTACACGTAGGTTCAGTGATTACATTCGAAGACGAATTTATGATTCTGAACGAGCGTTATTACTGTGGACGTGCGTTGGACAACCGCATCGGCGGTTTCATGATTGCGGAAGTAGCACGTTTATTAAAAGAGAATAACAATCAGCTTCCGTTCGGTTTATATATTGTAAATGCAGTGCAGGAAGAAATCGGTCTGCGCGGTGCAGAAATGATTGCACACCGAATTAAACCGGATATTGCTGTTATTACAGATGTATGCCACGACACACAATCACCGATGTACAACAAGATTACCAGCGGTGATCTTGCCTGTGGTAAAGGACCGGTATTGACGTACGGACCAGCTGTACAGAATAATTTATTACGTATGATCATCGATACAGCTCAGCGTAAAGAAATACCTTTCCAGCGTGCTTCTGCAAGCCGTGCTACGGGTACCGATACAGACGCATTTGCCTATTCAAACAGTGGTGTTGCGTCTGCATTGATCTCGCTGCCTTTAAAGTATATGCATACTACGGTTGAAACCGTTAGTAAAACAGATGTAGAACAAGTGATCCAGCTGATTTATGAATTTCTGGTACAGCTACCGGCTGATCATGATTTCAGATATATGAAATAA